Proteins from a genomic interval of Natator depressus isolate rNatDep1 chromosome 20, rNatDep2.hap1, whole genome shotgun sequence:
- the LARP4 gene encoding la-related protein 4 isoform X1 produces the protein MLLFVEQVTSKGTGLNPNAKVWQEDPQGSTEAAPVTNGTEHLWQETAAAPGTHSEGNVENVEDSCKQYEVMYSPSCEATRNGTGVEEAAANGMALATEDLGYQIYDISGEGSSAVSTEDLKECLKKQLEFCFSRENLSKDLYLMSQMDSDQFVPIWTIANMEGIKKLTTNMDLILEVLRSSPMVQVDERGEKVRPNHKRCIIILREIPETTPIEEVKALFKNENCPRVISCEFAHNNNWYITFQSDTDAQQAFKYLREEVKTFQGKPIMARIKAINTFFAKNGYRVVDSSVYTQPVQTQAQFASPLFMQPVYSPQQYSIYSIVPQTWSPNPAPYFETPLAPFPNGGFVNGFNSPGSYKTNAASLSIGRPFHRNRVKPHFRSSSSSEHCAEGTAVVGTVSMGDGPLNRTNLRNFGMERHTNTLTGHQEQGCSQKDYSISQMEQNGDYSIGRGRRNFFRGRRRREDDRLSRPQPSAETKSQTPKFDLLASNFPPLPGSTAKIQGEPVLESRMSDIVKGTGKEKESEDLAVSCPASAQEEQAHSPVQQLVTSVSSPSRAEVPAPSTTQPDKKPEEVSAQKDVNSHTSPSVSVRPLSAAKPSRTNTTSSSTNANAALAVTIQEPRKLSYAEVCQKPPKEPAPVPVQPLRELRTNVAPPAKNEENNTSEKASERAHEKLEGRAKDLSGFRGNGPPRGAAGKIREQRRQFGRRSSPQGAPRRIGKEQYVPPRSPK, from the exons CAGGTAACATCAAAAGGTACTGGCTTAAATCCAAATGCAAAAGTGTGGCAAGAAGATCCACAGGGAAGCACTGAAGCTGCACCAGTGACAAATGGCACTGAGCATTTGtggcaagaaacagctgctgcaccAGGAACTCATAGTGAGG GTAATGTAGAGAATGTGGAGGATAGCTGTAAGCAGTATGAAGTGATGTATTCTCCATCCTGTGAAGCGACAAGAAACGGCACTGGTGTTGAGGAAGCAGCTGCTAATGGAATGGCTCTGGCAACTGAGGATCTTGGATACCAAATTTATGATATTTCTG GTGAAGGCAGCTCTGCCGTGTCTACAGAAGACCTGAAAGAGTGTTTGAAGAAACAACTCGAATTCTGCTTCTCACG TGAGAACCTTTCTAAGGATCTTTACTTGATGTCTCAAATGGACAGTGATCAGTTTGTTCCAATATGGACAATTGCCAACATGGAAGGAATTAAGAAGCTGACCACCAATATGGACCTTATTCTTGAAGTATTGAGAT CTTCCCCTATGGTACAAGTAGATGAGAGAGGGGAGAAAGTAAGACCAAACCATAAGCGATGCATTATTATTCTTCGTGAGATCCCTGAAACAACGCCTATAGAG GAGGTTAAGGCGCTGTTTAAAAACGAAAACTGTCCCAGAGTGATAAGCTGTGAGTTCGCTCACAATAACAACTGGTACATTACATTCCAGTCAGATACTGATGCACAACAG gcaTTTAAATACTTAAGGGAAGAAGTAAAAACCTTTCAGGGCAAGCCAATAATG GCAAGGATAAAAGCCATCAACACATTTTTTGCTAAAAATGGCTACCGGGTAGTGGATTCCAGTGTGTATACTCAGCCAGTTCAAACACAAGCACAGTTTGCCTCACCACTGTTTATGCAGCCTGTATATAGTCCTCAGCAGTACTCTATTTACAGTATTGTGCCTCAGACTTGGTCTCCAAACCCTGCACCTTACTTTGAAACACCACTG GCCCCTTTTCCTAATGGTGGATTCGTGAATGGCTTTAATTCACCAGGATCATATAAAACGAATGCTGCTTCCTTGAGCATAGGTCGCCCATTCCATAGAAACCG TGTGAAGCCTCATTTCCGATCATCAAGCAGCTCGGAACACTGTGCAGAGGGTACAGCTGTGGTTGGTACAGTGTCAATGGGGGATGGACCACTGAACAGAACCAACTTGAGGAATTTTGGTATGGAACGACATACCAATACATTAACAGGACACCAGGAACAAGGCTGTTCTCAGAAGGATTATTCCATCTCGCAGATGGAGCAGAATGGAGACTACAGTATTGGCAGGGGCAG gagGAACTTTTTCAGAGGTCGGAGAAGACGAGAAGATGACCGTCTTTCA CGACCTCAGCCTTCAGCAGAAACAAAGAGTCAGACACCAAAGTTTGATTTACTAGCATCAAATTTCCCTCCTCTACCTGGCAGTACTGCAAAAATACAAGGAGAACCAGTGTTGGAAAGCAGAATGTCTGACATTGTTAAAGGAACTGGCAAAGAGAAG GAGAGCGAAGACTTGGCCGTCAGTTGTCCTGCATCTGCTCAAGAAGAGCAGGCACACAGTCCAGTCCAGCAACTTGTCACAAGTGTGAGCTCACCAAGCAGGGCTGAGGTTCCAGCACCAAG CACAACTCAGCCAGACAAGAAGCCAGAGGAGGTCTCTGCTCAGAAAGATGTTAATAGCCACACTTCCCCATCTGTGTCTGTACGTCCCCTCAGTGCTGCAAAGCCATCAAGGACAAATACCACTTCATCCTCTACCAATGCAAATGCAGCACTTGCTGTGACAATACAG GAGCCACGCAAGCTAAGTTACGCTGAAGTCTGCCAGAAACCCCCAAAGGAGCCAGCTCCAGTTCCTGTTCAGCCACTTAGGGAGCTTCGTACCAATGTAGCTCCCCCTGCCAAAAACGAAGAAAACAATACTTCTGAAAAGGCTTCAGAGAGGGCCCATGAGAAGCTCGAAGGCCGGGCAAAGGATCTTTCTGGGTTCAGAGGCAACGGGCCTCCCAGGGGAGCTGCTGGAAAAATCAGGGAACAGAGACGCCAGTTTGGACGCAGATCTTCACCTCAGGGAGCACCTCGGCGTATCGGCAAGGAGCAGTATGTGCCACCCCGATCACCAAAGTAA
- the LARP4 gene encoding la-related protein 4 isoform X2: MLLFVEVTSKGTGLNPNAKVWQEDPQGSTEAAPVTNGTEHLWQETAAAPGTHSEGNVENVEDSCKQYEVMYSPSCEATRNGTGVEEAAANGMALATEDLGYQIYDISGEGSSAVSTEDLKECLKKQLEFCFSRENLSKDLYLMSQMDSDQFVPIWTIANMEGIKKLTTNMDLILEVLRSSPMVQVDERGEKVRPNHKRCIIILREIPETTPIEEVKALFKNENCPRVISCEFAHNNNWYITFQSDTDAQQAFKYLREEVKTFQGKPIMARIKAINTFFAKNGYRVVDSSVYTQPVQTQAQFASPLFMQPVYSPQQYSIYSIVPQTWSPNPAPYFETPLAPFPNGGFVNGFNSPGSYKTNAASLSIGRPFHRNRVKPHFRSSSSSEHCAEGTAVVGTVSMGDGPLNRTNLRNFGMERHTNTLTGHQEQGCSQKDYSISQMEQNGDYSIGRGRRNFFRGRRRREDDRLSRPQPSAETKSQTPKFDLLASNFPPLPGSTAKIQGEPVLESRMSDIVKGTGKEKESEDLAVSCPASAQEEQAHSPVQQLVTSVSSPSRAEVPAPSTTQPDKKPEEVSAQKDVNSHTSPSVSVRPLSAAKPSRTNTTSSSTNANAALAVTIQEPRKLSYAEVCQKPPKEPAPVPVQPLRELRTNVAPPAKNEENNTSEKASERAHEKLEGRAKDLSGFRGNGPPRGAAGKIREQRRQFGRRSSPQGAPRRIGKEQYVPPRSPK; encoded by the exons GTAACATCAAAAGGTACTGGCTTAAATCCAAATGCAAAAGTGTGGCAAGAAGATCCACAGGGAAGCACTGAAGCTGCACCAGTGACAAATGGCACTGAGCATTTGtggcaagaaacagctgctgcaccAGGAACTCATAGTGAGG GTAATGTAGAGAATGTGGAGGATAGCTGTAAGCAGTATGAAGTGATGTATTCTCCATCCTGTGAAGCGACAAGAAACGGCACTGGTGTTGAGGAAGCAGCTGCTAATGGAATGGCTCTGGCAACTGAGGATCTTGGATACCAAATTTATGATATTTCTG GTGAAGGCAGCTCTGCCGTGTCTACAGAAGACCTGAAAGAGTGTTTGAAGAAACAACTCGAATTCTGCTTCTCACG TGAGAACCTTTCTAAGGATCTTTACTTGATGTCTCAAATGGACAGTGATCAGTTTGTTCCAATATGGACAATTGCCAACATGGAAGGAATTAAGAAGCTGACCACCAATATGGACCTTATTCTTGAAGTATTGAGAT CTTCCCCTATGGTACAAGTAGATGAGAGAGGGGAGAAAGTAAGACCAAACCATAAGCGATGCATTATTATTCTTCGTGAGATCCCTGAAACAACGCCTATAGAG GAGGTTAAGGCGCTGTTTAAAAACGAAAACTGTCCCAGAGTGATAAGCTGTGAGTTCGCTCACAATAACAACTGGTACATTACATTCCAGTCAGATACTGATGCACAACAG gcaTTTAAATACTTAAGGGAAGAAGTAAAAACCTTTCAGGGCAAGCCAATAATG GCAAGGATAAAAGCCATCAACACATTTTTTGCTAAAAATGGCTACCGGGTAGTGGATTCCAGTGTGTATACTCAGCCAGTTCAAACACAAGCACAGTTTGCCTCACCACTGTTTATGCAGCCTGTATATAGTCCTCAGCAGTACTCTATTTACAGTATTGTGCCTCAGACTTGGTCTCCAAACCCTGCACCTTACTTTGAAACACCACTG GCCCCTTTTCCTAATGGTGGATTCGTGAATGGCTTTAATTCACCAGGATCATATAAAACGAATGCTGCTTCCTTGAGCATAGGTCGCCCATTCCATAGAAACCG TGTGAAGCCTCATTTCCGATCATCAAGCAGCTCGGAACACTGTGCAGAGGGTACAGCTGTGGTTGGTACAGTGTCAATGGGGGATGGACCACTGAACAGAACCAACTTGAGGAATTTTGGTATGGAACGACATACCAATACATTAACAGGACACCAGGAACAAGGCTGTTCTCAGAAGGATTATTCCATCTCGCAGATGGAGCAGAATGGAGACTACAGTATTGGCAGGGGCAG gagGAACTTTTTCAGAGGTCGGAGAAGACGAGAAGATGACCGTCTTTCA CGACCTCAGCCTTCAGCAGAAACAAAGAGTCAGACACCAAAGTTTGATTTACTAGCATCAAATTTCCCTCCTCTACCTGGCAGTACTGCAAAAATACAAGGAGAACCAGTGTTGGAAAGCAGAATGTCTGACATTGTTAAAGGAACTGGCAAAGAGAAG GAGAGCGAAGACTTGGCCGTCAGTTGTCCTGCATCTGCTCAAGAAGAGCAGGCACACAGTCCAGTCCAGCAACTTGTCACAAGTGTGAGCTCACCAAGCAGGGCTGAGGTTCCAGCACCAAG CACAACTCAGCCAGACAAGAAGCCAGAGGAGGTCTCTGCTCAGAAAGATGTTAATAGCCACACTTCCCCATCTGTGTCTGTACGTCCCCTCAGTGCTGCAAAGCCATCAAGGACAAATACCACTTCATCCTCTACCAATGCAAATGCAGCACTTGCTGTGACAATACAG GAGCCACGCAAGCTAAGTTACGCTGAAGTCTGCCAGAAACCCCCAAAGGAGCCAGCTCCAGTTCCTGTTCAGCCACTTAGGGAGCTTCGTACCAATGTAGCTCCCCCTGCCAAAAACGAAGAAAACAATACTTCTGAAAAGGCTTCAGAGAGGGCCCATGAGAAGCTCGAAGGCCGGGCAAAGGATCTTTCTGGGTTCAGAGGCAACGGGCCTCCCAGGGGAGCTGCTGGAAAAATCAGGGAACAGAGACGCCAGTTTGGACGCAGATCTTCACCTCAGGGAGCACCTCGGCGTATCGGCAAGGAGCAGTATGTGCCACCCCGATCACCAAAGTAA